Genomic window (Candidatus Vicinibacter proximus):
ATCAACGATTATCGGAAGAAGAATAAACGTCCGATACAAGTTGATTATGAAGAGGTGTCCGGATACCACGATGGTGATGACGCGCCTTTAGCTAGTTATTTTGATTTGAGGGAAGAGCTCTTTGATCATATGATGGGTGATGAGGTTACTGCTGCAATGAATTCATTGCCTGAGGACTTCAGAACTGTCATTTTACTCTGTGATATTGAAGATTTTAGCTACGAAGAAATCTCAAAAATCATAGATGTTCCAATTGGAACAGTAAGGAGTAGACTCTTTCGAGCCAGGAATATGCTGAAAGAAAAATTAAATACATATGCCAAAACAATGGGTTACAAGGACCATAGAGGTGGGCATGATGATCAGGATTTAAGTGAATAGAATTTACGTGCCCGGTTGTTTCTGGGCAGTTTTAATAATAGCTTTTTTGTCGGATAAACGATTTTGTATGGACCAATTTAACTTTGCTGAAATCAGAAAAAAAATTACCTCCTATTTAGATCACGACATGAGCCCTGAAGATCAGGACAGTTTTCTGACTCAAATACAAAAGGACCCTAATGGTCAGAGTGAGCTTATTCGGGAGCGATTGATTCGTTCTAAAATAAGAGAAAACATACATCGACCACATTTATCTCCAGGCCTTGTAGATCGTATTAAAAACAAGATTGTAAGATAATTTTATTGCCATATTGGGATTTTCGTTAATATAATCGGCTCATTATTTGGGTTTGTCTTATTTAAAGATCGGTTTCATTTTCCGTTTTAGATTTTTTTTTATGTACCTACAGTATAGAAGTTTGTTGTTCATCATGCTAGGTCTTTTCATGACCACATGTTCTCGTAATCCGGTTACCGGAAAAAAGGAGTTGTCTTTAATGTCCGAATCTCAAGAAAAAGCTTTGGGGCTTGAATCTGATCCACAGATACAAGCTGAGTTTGGAATGTATCCGGATTCAAGTTGGCAAAGGTTTCTTCGTGAAAAGGGACAGGCAATGGCTAAAATTTCACATCGTCCTACATTGGGATTCCAATTCAGAGTTATTGATTCTGAGGTGGTCAATGCTTTTGCAGTACCGGGTGGATATATTTATTTTACCCGCGGAATA
Coding sequences:
- a CDS encoding sigma-70 family RNA polymerase sigma factor, with the protein product MELKKLSPHERFELEFLPHIEALNTFAFHLTYNEENAADLVQETYLKAFKFIDKYEEGTNAKAWLFKILKNAYINDYRKKNKRPIQVDYEEVSGYHDGDDAPLASYFDLREELFDHMMGDEVTAAMNSLPEDFRTVILLCDIEDFSYEEISKIIDVPIGTVRSRLFRARNMLKEKLNTYAKTMGYKDHRGGHDDQDLSE